The following proteins are encoded in a genomic region of Mycolicibacterium confluentis:
- a CDS encoding mycofactocin-coupled SDR family oxidoreductase has translation MSERMRDKVVFITGAARGQGRAHAVRMAKEGANIVAVDLAGPLPPSVPYDSATPDDLAETVRLVEETGQGIVAAQADTRDLDALRDVVDKGVAEFGRLDVIVANAGITVPEPWNETTPESFRDVMDINVTGTWNTVIAGAQKIIDGGRGGSIILVSSAAGLKMQPFMVHYTASKHAVTGMARAFAAELGKHRIRVNSLHPGAVNTPMGTGDMMAALNRANETNPGLMQMVTPFLPDWIAEPEDIADAVCWLASDESRLVTAARIAVDLGATVF, from the coding sequence ATGAGCGAACGGATGCGGGACAAGGTCGTCTTCATCACCGGTGCGGCACGCGGTCAGGGCCGCGCGCACGCCGTGCGGATGGCCAAGGAGGGCGCCAACATCGTCGCCGTCGACCTGGCCGGACCGTTGCCCCCGAGCGTTCCGTACGACTCCGCGACCCCCGACGACCTCGCCGAAACCGTGCGCCTGGTCGAGGAGACGGGTCAGGGCATCGTGGCCGCCCAGGCCGACACCCGTGACCTCGACGCACTGCGCGACGTCGTCGACAAGGGCGTGGCGGAGTTCGGCCGGCTTGATGTGATCGTCGCCAACGCCGGCATCACCGTGCCGGAACCGTGGAACGAGACCACCCCGGAGTCCTTCCGCGACGTCATGGACATCAACGTCACGGGCACGTGGAACACCGTGATCGCCGGTGCGCAGAAGATCATCGACGGCGGCCGCGGCGGGTCGATCATCCTGGTCAGCTCGGCGGCCGGGCTCAAGATGCAGCCGTTCATGGTGCATTACACGGCCAGCAAGCACGCCGTGACCGGGATGGCGCGCGCCTTCGCCGCCGAACTCGGCAAGCACAGGATCCGGGTCAACAGCCTGCATCCCGGCGCCGTCAACACCCCGATGGGCACCGGCGACATGATGGCCGCGCTGAACCGCGCCAACGAGACCAACCCCGGCCTGATGCAGATGGTCACGCCGTTCCTGCCGGACTGGATCGCCGAACCCGAGGACATCGCCGACGCGGTGTGCTGGCTGGCCAGCGACGAATCCCGTCTGGTGACCGCGGCGCGGATCGCGGTGGATCTGGGCGCGACAGTCTTCTGA
- a CDS encoding acetyl-CoA C-acetyltransferase, with the protein MRETVICEPVRTPIGRYGGMFKSLTAVDLGVAALRGLLQRTGIAPEEIDDVILGHCYPSMEAPAIGRVVALDAGLPITVPGMQLDRRCGSGLQSVVQATLQVASGGNDLVVAGGAESMSNVVFHSTDMRWGGARTGVKVHDGLSRGRTTAGGRDYPVPGGMLETAENLRRQYSISREEQDQLAVTSHQRAVAAQKAGILAEEIVPVTVTSRAGEELIDTDEHPRADTSLESLARLKPVLGKNDPDATVTAGNSSGQNDAASMCIVTTPEKAAELGLTPLVRLVSWGVAGVAPNIMGIGPVPATEVALRNAGLTLADIDLIELNEAFAAQALAVTREWGFTAADFERTNVHGSGISLGHPVSATGGRMLATLARELHRRDARYGLETMCIGGGQGLAAVFERVSL; encoded by the coding sequence ATGCGTGAGACGGTGATCTGCGAACCGGTCCGCACCCCGATTGGCCGCTACGGCGGCATGTTCAAGTCGCTGACCGCCGTCGATCTCGGCGTTGCGGCGCTGCGTGGGCTGTTGCAGCGCACGGGAATCGCGCCCGAAGAGATCGATGACGTGATTCTCGGGCACTGCTACCCGAGCATGGAGGCGCCCGCGATCGGTCGCGTCGTCGCGCTCGACGCGGGCCTGCCGATCACGGTGCCCGGCATGCAGTTGGACCGCCGCTGCGGGTCGGGTCTGCAGTCCGTCGTCCAGGCCACCCTCCAAGTCGCCAGCGGCGGCAACGATCTGGTGGTCGCCGGTGGCGCGGAGTCCATGAGCAACGTGGTGTTTCACTCCACCGACATGCGCTGGGGCGGCGCCCGCACCGGCGTCAAGGTGCACGACGGCCTGTCCCGTGGCCGCACCACGGCCGGCGGTAGGGACTACCCCGTTCCGGGCGGCATGCTCGAGACCGCCGAGAACCTGCGCCGCCAGTATTCGATCTCGCGCGAGGAGCAGGACCAGTTGGCGGTCACCTCCCACCAGCGCGCCGTCGCCGCGCAGAAAGCGGGCATCCTGGCCGAGGAGATCGTCCCCGTGACGGTCACCTCCCGGGCGGGTGAGGAACTCATCGACACCGATGAGCATCCCCGCGCCGACACGTCCCTGGAGTCGCTGGCCAGGCTCAAACCCGTTCTGGGAAAGAATGATCCAGATGCCACCGTGACGGCCGGAAACTCCAGCGGCCAGAACGACGCGGCCTCGATGTGCATCGTGACCACGCCCGAGAAGGCCGCCGAACTGGGGCTGACGCCGCTGGTGCGCCTGGTGTCCTGGGGCGTGGCCGGGGTGGCGCCCAACATCATGGGCATCGGGCCGGTCCCGGCGACCGAGGTGGCGTTGCGCAACGCCGGCCTCACGTTGGCCGACATCGACCTTATCGAGCTCAACGAGGCCTTCGCGGCGCAGGCATTGGCCGTCACGAGGGAATGGGGTTTCACCGCCGCCGATTTCGAACGCACCAACGTGCACGGTTCGGGAATCTCGTTGGGCCACCCGGTGAGTGCCACCGGGGGACGCATGCTGGCGACGCTGGCGCGCGAACTTCACCGGCGCGACGCGCGGTACGGGCTGGAGACCATGTGCATCGGCGGCGGCCAGGGATTGGCTGCGGTGTTCGAGAGGGTGAGCTTGTGA
- a CDS encoding SDR family oxidoreductase, translating to MASANFAGKQAIVTGAGSGIGAALCRALVARGAHVLCTDVDVDAAERTAGGLGAQARSARVDVTDAAAVQQAVDDVVSRAGRLDLMFNNAGITWAADTELLTLEHWNSIIDVNIRGVVHGVAAAYPQMVRQGHGFIVNTASMAGLAAAGQITSYVMSKHAVVGLSLALRSEAAAHHIGVLAVCPAAVETPILDKGLITGIDGREFYRMGQRSRQFYAPDRLARDTLRAIERNRAILVAPRKAYAGWLLARYAPGVMQRMSIRFVARQRASQQAVAPAAHTEGMTA from the coding sequence GTGGCGTCTGCGAACTTCGCGGGGAAACAGGCGATCGTCACGGGCGCCGGATCAGGCATCGGCGCGGCACTGTGTCGAGCCCTGGTGGCGCGCGGCGCGCATGTGCTGTGCACCGACGTCGACGTCGACGCCGCCGAGCGCACCGCGGGCGGCCTGGGTGCTCAGGCCCGCTCGGCCCGCGTCGACGTGACCGATGCCGCGGCTGTGCAGCAGGCGGTGGACGACGTGGTGTCCCGCGCCGGGCGGTTGGACCTGATGTTCAACAACGCCGGCATCACGTGGGCCGCCGACACCGAACTGCTGACACTCGAGCACTGGAACTCGATCATCGACGTCAACATCAGGGGAGTGGTGCACGGTGTTGCCGCGGCTTACCCGCAGATGGTCCGGCAGGGGCACGGGTTCATCGTCAACACCGCGTCGATGGCCGGCCTGGCCGCAGCGGGGCAGATCACCAGCTATGTGATGTCCAAGCACGCGGTGGTGGGCCTGTCGTTGGCGCTGCGCTCGGAGGCTGCCGCGCATCACATCGGGGTGTTGGCCGTGTGCCCGGCCGCTGTGGAGACCCCCATCCTCGACAAGGGTCTGATCACGGGCATCGACGGACGCGAGTTCTACCGAATGGGCCAGCGCAGCAGGCAGTTCTACGCTCCCGACCGGTTGGCGCGCGACACCCTGCGGGCCATCGAGCGCAACCGCGCGATTCTCGTCGCACCGCGCAAGGCCTACGCGGGATGGCTTCTGGCCCGCTACGCGCCCGGAGTCATGCAGCGGATGTCCATTCGGTTCGTGGCCAGGCAACGGGCCAGCCAGCAGGCGGTCGCACCCGCGGCCCACACGGAAGGGATGACAGCGTGA
- a CDS encoding flavin-containing monooxygenase, with protein sequence MALAQPRTAIIGAGISGLTAGKMLKDYGVPYTTFELSDRIGGNWAFGNPNGHSSAYRSLHIDTSKHRLSFKDFPVPEDFPSFPHHTQIKSYLDDYAAAFGLLENIEFNNGVVSARQVDGGWEIEDQAGAVRQFDLLVVGNGHHWDARLPDFPGTFTGETIHSHHYIDPQTPLNLTGKRILVVGIGNSAADITVELSSKSLQNTVTLSTRSSAWIVPKYLAGQPGDKFFKTNPYLPLSWQRKAAQWFAPVVGADPTKYGLPPANHKLFEAHPTQSVELPLRLGSGDVIPKPNVRLLDGQTVHFDDGTSAEFDAIVYATGYNITFPFFDPDFISAPDNHIRLYKRMFKPGVDNLVFIGFAQSIPTLFPFVECQSRLLAAYAVGRYALPPVGEMERVIDADQQLHAGHCVDRPRHTQQVDYFYYEHDIRTRELPAGLKRAG encoded by the coding sequence GTGGCGTTGGCACAACCGCGCACCGCGATCATCGGTGCGGGTATCAGCGGCCTGACCGCAGGCAAGATGCTCAAGGACTATGGGGTGCCGTACACCACCTTCGAGTTGTCCGACCGCATCGGCGGCAACTGGGCGTTCGGCAACCCCAACGGTCACAGCAGCGCCTACCGTTCACTGCACATCGACACCTCCAAACACCGGTTGTCGTTCAAGGACTTTCCCGTCCCCGAGGACTTCCCGTCGTTCCCGCACCACACTCAGATCAAGAGCTACCTCGACGACTACGCGGCGGCCTTCGGCCTGCTGGAGAACATCGAGTTCAACAACGGTGTGGTGTCCGCGCGTCAGGTCGACGGCGGGTGGGAGATCGAAGACCAGGCCGGCGCGGTCCGCCAGTTCGACCTGCTCGTGGTCGGCAACGGTCACCACTGGGACGCGCGGCTGCCGGATTTTCCGGGGACGTTCACCGGAGAGACCATCCACTCGCATCACTACATCGACCCGCAGACGCCGCTGAACCTGACCGGCAAGCGGATCCTGGTGGTGGGCATCGGCAACAGCGCCGCGGACATCACCGTCGAGCTGTCGTCGAAATCGCTTCAGAACACCGTGACGCTCTCGACCCGGTCCAGCGCCTGGATCGTGCCGAAATACCTTGCCGGGCAACCCGGAGACAAGTTCTTCAAGACCAACCCGTACCTGCCGTTGTCGTGGCAGCGCAAGGCGGCGCAGTGGTTCGCGCCCGTCGTCGGTGCGGATCCGACCAAGTACGGCCTGCCGCCGGCCAACCACAAGCTGTTCGAGGCGCACCCCACGCAGTCGGTGGAACTGCCGCTTCGGCTGGGCTCCGGTGACGTCATCCCCAAGCCCAACGTCCGCCTGCTGGACGGGCAGACCGTGCACTTCGACGACGGCACCAGCGCCGAGTTCGACGCGATCGTCTACGCGACGGGGTACAACATCACGTTCCCGTTCTTCGATCCGGACTTCATCAGCGCCCCCGACAACCACATCCGGCTGTACAAGAGGATGTTCAAGCCCGGCGTGGACAACCTGGTGTTCATCGGCTTCGCGCAGTCGATTCCGACGCTGTTTCCCTTCGTGGAGTGCCAGTCGCGGCTGCTCGCGGCCTACGCCGTGGGCAGGTATGCGCTGCCGCCGGTGGGCGAGATGGAGCGCGTGATCGATGCCGATCAGCAACTGCACGCCGGGCACTGCGTGGACCGCCCACGCCACACCCAGCAGGTCGACTACTTCTACTACGAGCACGACATCCGCACCAGGGAACTGCCGGCCGGACTCAAGCGGGCGGGATGA
- a CDS encoding TetR/AcrR family transcriptional regulator has translation MRSRTDRRVPQRSDQRRETLLDELETSLQERSFDDINLGEVAERAGVSRSAFYFYFENKAAAVAALMERMVDDTFFVTDVFTMADQTPESRVHIMLDGLFDTWERHRHMFAAMLEARGRSLPVREFWDEARLSFVDAVAQMIRSERAAGSAPDGIDPVVLATMLLEVNDRLLERLTFGGPLDRSQLAEGAAAIWLGSVYGITVQHGRQL, from the coding sequence ATGAGATCGCGCACCGACCGAAGGGTCCCGCAGCGCAGTGATCAACGCCGCGAGACGCTCCTCGATGAGCTCGAAACCTCGCTGCAGGAGCGGAGTTTCGACGACATCAATCTCGGCGAGGTCGCCGAGCGGGCCGGAGTGAGCAGGTCGGCGTTCTACTTCTACTTCGAGAACAAGGCGGCCGCCGTGGCCGCATTGATGGAACGGATGGTCGACGACACGTTCTTCGTCACCGACGTGTTCACCATGGCCGACCAGACCCCGGAGTCCCGCGTGCACATCATGCTCGACGGCCTGTTCGACACCTGGGAACGGCACCGGCACATGTTCGCGGCCATGCTGGAGGCCCGCGGGCGCAGCCTGCCGGTCCGCGAGTTCTGGGACGAGGCGCGACTGTCGTTCGTCGACGCCGTGGCACAGATGATCCGCTCGGAGCGCGCCGCCGGGTCAGCACCTGACGGGATCGATCCCGTGGTCCTGGCCACGATGCTTCTCGAGGTCAACGACCGCCTGTTGGAGCGTCTGACCTTCGGCGGGCCGCTGGATCGCAGTCAACTGGCAGAGGGGGCCGCCGCCATCTGGCTTGGCTCCGTCTACGGCATCACCGTCCAACACGGCCGCCAACTGTAG
- a CDS encoding acyl-CoA dehydrogenase family protein, translating into MTRLAQTLGLTEFQTEIVSTVRQFVDKEIIPVAQDLEHSDTYPQAIVDQMREMGLFGLMIPEEYGGLGESLLTYALCVEELARGWMSISGVINTHFIVAYMIRQHGTDEQKRYHLTKMATGESRGAFSMSEPELGSDVAAIRTRARRDADGDYTIDGQKMWLTNGGSSTLVAVLVRTDEGADKPHRNLTAFLIEKPSGFGEVAPGLIIPGKIDKMGYKGIDTTEMIFDGHRAGADQVLGGQPGQGFFQMMDGVEVGRVNVSARACGVGIRAFELAARYAQQRSTFGKPIAEHQAIAFQLAEMATKVEAAHLMMVNAARLKDSGERNDVAAGMAKYMASEFCAEVTQQSFRIHGGYGYSKEYEIERLMRDAPFLLIGEGTSEIQKQIISRRLLAEYQI; encoded by the coding sequence ATGACACGTTTGGCGCAGACCCTGGGTCTGACCGAGTTCCAGACCGAGATCGTCTCGACGGTGCGGCAATTCGTCGACAAGGAGATCATCCCCGTCGCGCAGGACCTCGAGCATTCCGACACCTATCCCCAGGCCATCGTCGACCAGATGCGGGAGATGGGCCTGTTCGGCCTGATGATCCCCGAGGAGTACGGCGGCCTGGGTGAGTCCCTGCTCACCTACGCGTTGTGCGTCGAGGAACTGGCCCGCGGGTGGATGAGCATCTCCGGTGTCATCAACACGCACTTCATCGTGGCGTACATGATTCGGCAGCACGGCACCGACGAGCAGAAGCGGTACCACCTGACCAAGATGGCCACCGGTGAGTCCCGCGGCGCCTTCTCGATGTCCGAGCCCGAACTGGGTTCCGACGTCGCGGCCATCCGCACGCGCGCCAGGCGCGACGCCGACGGCGACTACACCATCGACGGCCAGAAGATGTGGCTCACCAACGGCGGCAGTTCGACCCTGGTCGCCGTCCTGGTCCGCACCGATGAGGGTGCCGACAAACCGCACCGCAACCTGACTGCGTTCCTGATCGAAAAGCCCTCCGGCTTCGGTGAAGTCGCGCCCGGTCTGATCATCCCCGGCAAGATCGACAAGATGGGCTACAAGGGCATCGACACCACGGAGATGATCTTCGACGGCCACCGGGCGGGCGCGGATCAGGTGCTCGGTGGGCAGCCCGGACAGGGCTTCTTCCAGATGATGGACGGCGTCGAGGTGGGCCGCGTCAACGTGTCGGCCCGCGCCTGCGGTGTCGGTATCCGCGCATTCGAGCTCGCGGCGCGGTATGCCCAGCAGCGCAGCACATTCGGCAAGCCCATCGCGGAGCACCAGGCGATCGCGTTCCAGTTGGCGGAGATGGCCACCAAGGTGGAGGCCGCTCACCTGATGATGGTCAACGCCGCGCGGCTGAAGGACTCCGGCGAACGCAACGACGTGGCCGCGGGGATGGCCAAGTACATGGCCAGTGAGTTCTGCGCTGAAGTCACCCAGCAGAGTTTCCGCATCCACGGCGGGTACGGCTACTCCAAGGAGTACGAGATCGAGCGACTCATGCGCGATGCGCCGTTCCTTCTCATCGGTGAGGGCACCAGCGAGATCCAGAAGCAGATCATCAGCAGGCGACTGCTCGCCGAGTACCAGATCTGA
- a CDS encoding acyl-CoA dehydrogenase family protein, whose product MSSEVSDDDFQEILAQTRHFVRTAVVPREGEILTEDKVPDDIRDQAKKMGLFGYAIPQEWGGLGLNLAQDVELAMELGYTSLALRSMFGTNNGIAGQVLVGFGTDEQKARWLEGIASGEVVASFALTEPGAGSNPSGLRTKAVRDGDDWVITGQKQFITNAPVANLFITFARTRPADDKGAGIAVFLVPAETAGVEVGAKDAKMGQEGAWTSDVTFNDVRVPNSALIGGAEDIGYRAAMISLARGRVHIAALAVGAAQRALDESVTYAATATQGGTPIGKFQLVQAMLADQQTQVMAGRTLVRDAARQWVDETDRRIAPSVAKLFCTEMAGTVADLAVQIHGGSGYMRGVTVERIYRDVRLLRLYEGTSEIQRLIIGSNLVKAAARQQ is encoded by the coding sequence ATGAGCAGCGAAGTCAGCGACGACGACTTCCAGGAGATCCTGGCCCAGACGCGACACTTCGTCAGGACGGCGGTCGTCCCCCGCGAGGGCGAGATCCTCACCGAGGACAAGGTTCCCGACGACATCCGTGACCAGGCCAAGAAGATGGGCCTGTTCGGGTACGCGATCCCCCAGGAATGGGGTGGCCTCGGGCTCAACCTGGCCCAGGACGTCGAGTTGGCCATGGAGTTGGGCTACACCTCGCTGGCGCTGCGGTCGATGTTCGGCACCAACAACGGGATCGCCGGCCAGGTCCTGGTGGGCTTCGGCACCGACGAGCAGAAGGCCCGCTGGCTTGAGGGCATCGCCTCCGGCGAGGTCGTCGCCTCCTTCGCGCTGACCGAACCCGGCGCCGGGTCCAACCCGTCGGGCTTGCGCACCAAGGCCGTCCGCGACGGCGACGACTGGGTGATCACGGGTCAGAAGCAGTTCATCACCAACGCTCCCGTGGCCAACCTGTTCATCACCTTCGCACGCACCCGGCCGGCCGATGACAAGGGCGCGGGCATCGCGGTGTTCCTGGTGCCCGCCGAGACCGCCGGCGTCGAGGTCGGCGCCAAGGACGCGAAGATGGGCCAGGAAGGCGCCTGGACCTCGGATGTGACGTTCAACGACGTCCGCGTCCCGAACAGCGCGCTCATCGGCGGCGCGGAGGACATCGGCTACCGCGCCGCGATGATCTCGTTGGCCCGCGGTCGCGTCCACATCGCGGCCCTGGCCGTCGGCGCCGCGCAGCGTGCGCTCGACGAGTCGGTCACCTATGCCGCCACCGCCACCCAGGGCGGCACCCCGATCGGCAAATTCCAGCTGGTGCAGGCCATGCTGGCCGACCAGCAGACCCAGGTGATGGCCGGGCGCACACTGGTCCGCGACGCGGCCCGGCAGTGGGTCGACGAGACCGACCGGCGTATCGCGCCGTCGGTCGCCAAACTGTTCTGCACCGAGATGGCCGGGACTGTCGCCGATCTCGCGGTGCAGATTCACGGCGGGTCGGGCTACATGCGCGGTGTGACGGTCGAGCGCATCTACCGCGACGTCCGTCTCCTGCGCCTCTACGAGGGCACCAGCGAGATTCAACGCCTGATCATCGGGTCCAATCTGGTCAAGGCCGCTGCGCGGCAGCAGTGA
- a CDS encoding alpha/beta hydrolase, which translates to MTFTEVSFGSAGDTCSAWHFAGAGSGFEGAPGRPVVVMAHGFAGTKDSGLQPFAERFAAAGLDVLAFDYRGFGTSAGQPRQTISIDRQVQDFHSAVTHAQTLADVDPARVVLWGSSLSGGHVIRVGAERADVAAVISMTPLTDALATGRLIMKQYSTTTALRSTANGAVNRVAGRFGRAPIMMPVVADPGESGALALEGAVESYLSIAGPSWRNEVDASVGLELAKIRTKPYAKRLRAPLLVQIADFDRYVPADAVAKTAVHGRAQVHHYPCDHFDVWPGHDWFERAAADQVAFLRRVL; encoded by the coding sequence ATGACCTTCACCGAGGTGAGCTTCGGCTCGGCCGGCGACACATGCAGCGCTTGGCATTTCGCGGGTGCCGGTTCCGGCTTCGAGGGGGCTCCCGGGCGGCCGGTGGTCGTCATGGCGCACGGGTTCGCCGGAACCAAGGACTCCGGTCTTCAGCCGTTCGCCGAACGTTTCGCGGCCGCCGGTCTGGACGTCTTGGCGTTCGACTATCGGGGCTTCGGCACCTCGGCAGGCCAACCTCGGCAGACGATCTCGATCGATCGTCAGGTACAGGACTTCCATTCCGCGGTCACGCATGCGCAGACGCTTGCGGACGTCGACCCCGCTCGGGTCGTGCTGTGGGGTTCGTCGCTCTCGGGTGGCCACGTCATCCGGGTCGGCGCCGAACGCGCCGACGTCGCGGCGGTGATCTCGATGACCCCGCTGACCGATGCGCTGGCCACGGGGCGGCTGATCATGAAGCAGTACTCGACGACCACGGCGCTGCGCTCCACGGCCAACGGTGCGGTGAACCGCGTCGCGGGCCGCTTCGGTCGTGCACCCATCATGATGCCCGTCGTGGCCGATCCCGGCGAGTCCGGCGCACTCGCGCTCGAGGGTGCGGTGGAGAGTTACCTGTCGATCGCGGGTCCGTCGTGGCGCAACGAGGTGGACGCGTCGGTGGGCCTGGAGCTGGCGAAGATCCGAACCAAGCCGTACGCCAAGCGGTTACGCGCCCCACTGCTGGTGCAGATCGCGGACTTCGACCGGTATGTGCCCGCCGACGCAGTCGCCAAGACCGCGGTGCATGGGCGTGCCCAGGTGCACCACTATCCGTGCGATCACTTCGACGTCTGGCCCGGGCACGACTGGTTCGAACGCGCGGCCGCCGATCAGGTCGCGTTCCTGCGCCGGGTGCTGTAG
- the fabG gene encoding 3-oxoacyl-ACP reductase FabG gives MTLLAGQIAVITGGAQGLGLAIAQRFVAEGAKVVLGDVNLEATEEVARSLGGPEVAKAVRCDVTSSDEVEALVAAAVDGFGGLDIMINNAGITRDATMRKMTEDQFDQVIAVHLKGTWNGLRAASAVMRENKRGAIVNMSSISGKVGMIGQTNYSAAKAGIVGMTKAASKELAYLGVRVNAIQPGLIRSAMTEAMPQRIWDSKVAEVPMGRAGEPEEIANVALFLASDLSSYMTGTVLEVTGGRHL, from the coding sequence GTGACACTGCTGGCTGGTCAGATTGCGGTCATCACGGGCGGTGCGCAGGGCCTGGGCCTGGCGATCGCGCAACGGTTCGTCGCCGAGGGCGCCAAGGTGGTCCTGGGCGACGTCAACCTGGAGGCGACCGAGGAGGTGGCCCGCAGCCTCGGCGGACCGGAGGTCGCGAAGGCCGTGCGCTGTGACGTGACCTCGTCCGACGAGGTGGAGGCCCTGGTCGCCGCGGCCGTCGACGGATTCGGCGGGTTGGACATCATGATCAACAACGCCGGCATCACGCGGGACGCCACGATGCGCAAGATGACCGAGGATCAGTTCGACCAGGTCATCGCGGTCCACCTGAAGGGGACCTGGAACGGTCTGCGCGCCGCCTCGGCGGTCATGCGCGAGAACAAGCGCGGCGCGATCGTCAACATGTCCTCGATCTCCGGCAAGGTCGGCATGATCGGGCAGACCAACTACTCCGCGGCCAAGGCGGGCATCGTCGGCATGACGAAGGCGGCCTCCAAGGAACTCGCCTACCTCGGCGTGCGGGTCAACGCGATTCAGCCCGGCCTGATCCGGTCCGCGATGACCGAGGCCATGCCGCAGCGCATCTGGGACTCGAAGGTCGCCGAGGTCCCGATGGGCCGCGCCGGTGAACCGGAAGAGATCGCCAACGTCGCGCTCTTCCTGGCCTCGGATCTGTCGTCGTACATGACCGGCACGGTCCTCGAGGTCACTGGAGGGCGGCACCTGTGA
- a CDS encoding GntR family transcriptional regulator: MTVGEFAARPQLSEDVARFVRTRIFDGTYAAGRYIRLEQLAAELGISVTPVREALFELRAEGLLAQQPRRGFVVLPVTRRDITDVSGVQAHIGGELAARAALAVSPEQLAEITSIQDRLEAAYDGDDADLVVRLNHDFHRAINVAAASPKLAQLMSQITRYAPEAVFPMVSGWPARSTKDHRRVIAALAAHDEDKARTAMSEHLADGAEPLIAHLLSCGVLHPEH; encoded by the coding sequence ATGACTGTCGGTGAGTTCGCCGCTCGTCCTCAACTGTCGGAGGACGTCGCGCGATTCGTGCGCACCAGGATCTTCGACGGCACGTACGCGGCGGGCCGATACATCCGGCTGGAGCAACTGGCAGCCGAGTTGGGCATCAGCGTGACGCCGGTGCGGGAGGCGCTCTTCGAACTGCGCGCCGAAGGTCTGCTGGCGCAGCAGCCCCGCCGCGGCTTCGTGGTGCTGCCCGTGACCCGGCGTGACATCACCGACGTGTCGGGCGTGCAGGCCCATATCGGCGGCGAGCTGGCGGCCCGTGCGGCGCTTGCGGTCAGCCCGGAGCAGTTGGCGGAGATCACGTCCATCCAGGACCGGTTGGAGGCCGCCTACGACGGCGACGACGCCGATCTGGTGGTACGCCTCAACCACGACTTCCACCGCGCGATCAACGTCGCGGCGGCGTCGCCGAAGCTGGCTCAGTTGATGTCGCAGATCACCCGGTACGCACCAGAAGCCGTGTTCCCCATGGTGTCCGGGTGGCCCGCCCGGTCGACGAAGGATCACCGCCGCGTCATCGCGGCGCTCGCCGCACACGATGAGGACAAGGCGCGCACCGCGATGTCGGAGCATCTGGCCGACGGCGCCGAACCGTTGATCGCGCACCTGCTGTCGTGCGGCGTGCTGCACCCGGAGCACTGA
- a CDS encoding phosphotransferase family protein, with protein MTVPVAIPRYPDEVTAAWLNGVLDTEAGTRVEDVQVKAIGTGQTGATYRVNVDYAANPTGLPGTFVIKLPATDDTVRDRVVLGYRSECAFYESVVDRVTVPTPTCFHCEISDDAAEYALLLTDQSPAEQGDQINGCSLEQARSAAVAIAGLHGPTWAQQEWLTFQGLAMSLLDDASKKGLGDVAVLSADITIEKLGDKLSAEDQATFREAMGLVTPWLQNDFGRFSLIHGDYRLDNLLFHPDDGRIWVVDWQTLGVGLPARDLAYFVATSLEPQVRAEAERDLVAAYHRALLDTGVVDYDLETCWQDYRYGMLQVLLISALGFAFAVGTDRGDDMVATMLRRGCAAVRDLGTIAQIRVEAGP; from the coding sequence GTGACGGTTCCGGTGGCGATTCCGCGGTACCCCGACGAGGTGACCGCGGCCTGGCTCAACGGCGTGCTCGACACCGAGGCGGGGACGCGGGTCGAGGACGTTCAGGTGAAGGCGATCGGCACCGGGCAGACGGGTGCCACCTACCGCGTGAACGTCGACTACGCCGCCAACCCCACCGGACTGCCGGGCACCTTCGTGATCAAGCTCCCGGCGACCGACGACACCGTGCGGGACCGGGTGGTGCTGGGGTACCGCAGCGAGTGTGCCTTCTATGAGTCGGTCGTTGACCGGGTCACGGTCCCGACGCCGACCTGCTTTCACTGCGAGATCTCGGACGACGCAGCGGAATACGCGCTACTGCTCACCGACCAGTCACCCGCGGAGCAGGGTGATCAGATCAATGGCTGCAGCCTGGAACAGGCGCGTTCGGCGGCCGTCGCGATCGCGGGCCTGCACGGACCGACCTGGGCGCAGCAGGAGTGGCTGACCTTTCAGGGACTGGCGATGTCGCTTCTCGACGACGCGTCCAAGAAGGGACTCGGTGACGTCGCGGTGCTCAGCGCCGACATCACCATCGAGAAACTGGGCGACAAGCTCAGCGCGGAGGATCAGGCCACCTTCCGCGAGGCGATGGGTCTGGTGACGCCGTGGCTGCAGAACGACTTCGGCAGGTTCAGCCTCATCCACGGCGACTACCGCCTGGACAACCTGCTGTTTCATCCCGACGATGGCCGGATCTGGGTGGTCGACTGGCAGACCCTCGGCGTGGGCCTTCCCGCGCGCGACCTGGCCTACTTCGTGGCCACCAGCCTCGAACCGCAGGTCCGGGCCGAGGCCGAACGCGACCTGGTGGCCGCTTACCACCGCGCACTGCTCGACACCGGGGTCGTCGACTACGATCTCGAAACCTGTTGGCAAGACTATCGATACGGCATGCTGCAGGTGCTGCTCATCTCGGCGCTGGGTTTCGCCTTCGCGGTCGGCACGGACCGAGGTGACGACATGGTGGCCACGATGCTGCGGCGTGGGTGTGCCGCGGTCCGGGACCTCGGCACCATCGCGCAGATCCGGGTCGAAGCGGGGCCCTGA